The Maniola hyperantus chromosome 12, iAphHyp1.2, whole genome shotgun sequence genome has a segment encoding these proteins:
- the LOC117986783 gene encoding protein FAM76A isoform X3 gives MSSAASTALFACSRCFSRHPFEELSPGEQLCKECRGSFPVVKCTYCRSEFQQTSKSNTSSICKKCEANVKAYGKPTACEYCNIIAAFIGNKCQRCANSERKYGAAVTCEQCKQRCAFDRHDDNKKVVDGKLLCWLCTQSLKRALARTKQHNMSTADKNKHRSHKSKSSHKDKRKSDMKSMGSGDMSMNDSQPMEKKSKLTPIQGMYVFNARGELDPNSSDHVVAMTQLKETIASLQKRVQQKDMELLSKDKLITELKAQHHNVTTDLRIEMKNKDRLNENKFTLMNSKIQNLLKEVATLSKSNKKNNKNIKSALANTENGSSGTDSPSTN, from the exons ATGAGTTCAGCCGCATCCACAGCACTTTTCGCTTGCTCTCGTTGTTTCTCAAGGCATCCTTTCGAAGAATTGTCTCCTGGAGAACAGCTTTGCAAG GAGTGTCGTGGCTCTTTTCCCGTCGTCAAGTGCACGTACTGCCGTTCGGAGTTCCAACAGACAAG CAAATCAAATACTTCATCAATCTGCAAAAAATGTGAGGCCAATGTCAAAGCCTATGGAAAGCCTACAGCGTGTGAATACTGCAACATTATTGCTGCATTTATTG GCAACAAGTGTCAGCGATGCGCAAACTCCGAGCGCAAGTATGGCGCAGCGGTGACGTGCGAACAGTGCAAGCAGCGCTGCGCCTTCGACAGACATGATGATAACAAGAAGGTT GTGGACGGCAAACTGCTGTGTTGGCTGTGCACACAGTCGTTGAAGCGGGCACTGGCACGGACCAAGCAGCATAATATGTCCACAGCTGATAAAAACAAGCACCGCTCACACAA GTCGAAGAGCAGTCACAAAGACAAACGCAAGTCGGACATGAAGTCTATGGGCTCCGGAGACATGTCTATGAATGACTCGCAACCAATGGAGAAGAAGTCCAAACTCACCCCTATACAAGGCATGTATGTTTTTAACGCTCGAG GAGAATTGGACCCCAACAGTTCAGATCACGTGGTAGCAATGACGCAGCTAAAGGAAACCATCGCCAGCCTGCAAAAGAGAGTTCAACAAAAAGATATGGAGCTACTTTCCAAAGACAAACTG ATCACCGAATTAAAAGCGCAGCACCACAACGTCACGACGGACCTCCGGATAGAAATGAAGAACAAGGATCGTTTAAACGAAAATAAATTCACGCTCATGAACTCAAAAATACAGAACCTCCTCAAAGAAGTGGCCACGCTCAGCAAATCCAACAAGAAGAACAACAAGAACATAAAATCCGCGCTCGCGAACACCGAGAACGGCAGCAGTGGCACCGACAGCCCAAGCACCAATTAG
- the LOC117986783 gene encoding protein FAM76A isoform X10: MSSAASTALFACSRCFSRHPFEELSPGEQLCKECRGSFPVVKCTYCRSEFQQTSKSNTSSICKKCEANVKAYGKPTACEYCNIIAAFIGNKCQRCANSERKYGAAVTCEQCKQRCAFDRHDDNKKVVDGKLLCWLCTQSLKRALARTKQHNMSTADKNKHRSHKSKSSHKDKRKSDMKSMGSGDMSMNDSQPMEKKSKLTPIQGELDPNSSDHVVAMTQLKETIASLQKRVQQKDMELLSKDKLITELKAQHHNVTTDLRIEMKNKDRLNENKFTLMNSKIQNLLKEVATLSKSNKKNNKNIKSALANTENGSSGTDSPSTN, from the exons ATGAGTTCAGCCGCATCCACAGCACTTTTCGCTTGCTCTCGTTGTTTCTCAAGGCATCCTTTCGAAGAATTGTCTCCTGGAGAACAGCTTTGCAAG GAGTGTCGTGGCTCTTTTCCCGTCGTCAAGTGCACGTACTGCCGTTCGGAGTTCCAACAGACAAG CAAATCAAATACTTCATCAATCTGCAAAAAATGTGAGGCCAATGTCAAAGCCTATGGAAAGCCTACAGCGTGTGAATACTGCAACATTATTGCTGCATTTATTG GCAACAAGTGTCAGCGATGCGCAAACTCCGAGCGCAAGTATGGCGCAGCGGTGACGTGCGAACAGTGCAAGCAGCGCTGCGCCTTCGACAGACATGATGATAACAAGAAGGTT GTGGACGGCAAACTGCTGTGTTGGCTGTGCACACAGTCGTTGAAGCGGGCACTGGCACGGACCAAGCAGCATAATATGTCCACAGCTGATAAAAACAAGCACCGCTCACACAA GTCGAAGAGCAGTCACAAAGACAAACGCAAGTCGGACATGAAGTCTATGGGCTCCGGAGACATGTCTATGAATGACTCGCAACCAATGGAGAAGAAGTCCAAACTCACCCCTATACAAG GAGAATTGGACCCCAACAGTTCAGATCACGTGGTAGCAATGACGCAGCTAAAGGAAACCATCGCCAGCCTGCAAAAGAGAGTTCAACAAAAAGATATGGAGCTACTTTCCAAAGACAAACTG ATCACCGAATTAAAAGCGCAGCACCACAACGTCACGACGGACCTCCGGATAGAAATGAAGAACAAGGATCGTTTAAACGAAAATAAATTCACGCTCATGAACTCAAAAATACAGAACCTCCTCAAAGAAGTGGCCACGCTCAGCAAATCCAACAAGAAGAACAACAAGAACATAAAATCCGCGCTCGCGAACACCGAGAACGGCAGCAGTGGCACCGACAGCCCAAGCACCAATTAG
- the LOC117986783 gene encoding protein FAM76A isoform X7: protein MSSAASTALFACSRCFSRHPFEELSPGEQLCKECRGSFPVVKCTYCRSEFQQTSKSNTSSICKKCEANVKAYGKPTACEYCNIIAAFIGNKCQRCANSERKYGAAVTCEQCKQRCAFDRHDDNKKVVDGKLLCWLCTQSLKRALARTKQHNMSTADKNKHRSHNHKDKRKSDMKSMGSGDMSMNDSQPMEKKSKLTPIQGMYVFNARGELDPNSSDHVVAMTQLKETIASLQKRVQQKDMELLSKDKLITELKAQHHNVTTDLRIEMKNKDRLNENKFTLMNSKIQNLLKEVATLSKSNKKNNKNIKSALANTENGSSGTDSPSTN from the exons ATGAGTTCAGCCGCATCCACAGCACTTTTCGCTTGCTCTCGTTGTTTCTCAAGGCATCCTTTCGAAGAATTGTCTCCTGGAGAACAGCTTTGCAAG GAGTGTCGTGGCTCTTTTCCCGTCGTCAAGTGCACGTACTGCCGTTCGGAGTTCCAACAGACAAG CAAATCAAATACTTCATCAATCTGCAAAAAATGTGAGGCCAATGTCAAAGCCTATGGAAAGCCTACAGCGTGTGAATACTGCAACATTATTGCTGCATTTATTG GCAACAAGTGTCAGCGATGCGCAAACTCCGAGCGCAAGTATGGCGCAGCGGTGACGTGCGAACAGTGCAAGCAGCGCTGCGCCTTCGACAGACATGATGATAACAAGAAGGTT GTGGACGGCAAACTGCTGTGTTGGCTGTGCACACAGTCGTTGAAGCGGGCACTGGCACGGACCAAGCAGCATAATATGTCCACAGCTGATAAAAACAAGCACCGCTCACACAA TCACAAAGACAAACGCAAGTCGGACATGAAGTCTATGGGCTCCGGAGACATGTCTATGAATGACTCGCAACCAATGGAGAAGAAGTCCAAACTCACCCCTATACAAGGCATGTATGTTTTTAACGCTCGAG GAGAATTGGACCCCAACAGTTCAGATCACGTGGTAGCAATGACGCAGCTAAAGGAAACCATCGCCAGCCTGCAAAAGAGAGTTCAACAAAAAGATATGGAGCTACTTTCCAAAGACAAACTG ATCACCGAATTAAAAGCGCAGCACCACAACGTCACGACGGACCTCCGGATAGAAATGAAGAACAAGGATCGTTTAAACGAAAATAAATTCACGCTCATGAACTCAAAAATACAGAACCTCCTCAAAGAAGTGGCCACGCTCAGCAAATCCAACAAGAAGAACAACAAGAACATAAAATCCGCGCTCGCGAACACCGAGAACGGCAGCAGTGGCACCGACAGCCCAAGCACCAATTAG
- the LOC117986783 gene encoding protein FAM76A isoform X5, with amino-acid sequence MSSAASTALFACSRCFSRHPFEELSPGEQLCKECRGSFPVVKCTYCRSEFQQTSKSNTSSICKKCEANVKAYGKPTACEYCNIIAAFIGNKCQRCANSERKYGAAVTCEQCKQRCAFDRHDDNKKVDGKLLCWLCTQSLKRALARTKQHNMSTADKNKHRSHKSKSSHKDKRKSDMKSMGSGDMSMNDSQPMEKKSKLTPIQGMYVFNARGELDPNSSDHVVAMTQLKETIASLQKRVQQKDMELLSKDKLITELKAQHHNVTTDLRIEMKNKDRLNENKFTLMNSKIQNLLKEVATLSKSNKKNNKNIKSALANTENGSSGTDSPSTN; translated from the exons ATGAGTTCAGCCGCATCCACAGCACTTTTCGCTTGCTCTCGTTGTTTCTCAAGGCATCCTTTCGAAGAATTGTCTCCTGGAGAACAGCTTTGCAAG GAGTGTCGTGGCTCTTTTCCCGTCGTCAAGTGCACGTACTGCCGTTCGGAGTTCCAACAGACAAG CAAATCAAATACTTCATCAATCTGCAAAAAATGTGAGGCCAATGTCAAAGCCTATGGAAAGCCTACAGCGTGTGAATACTGCAACATTATTGCTGCATTTATTG GCAACAAGTGTCAGCGATGCGCAAACTCCGAGCGCAAGTATGGCGCAGCGGTGACGTGCGAACAGTGCAAGCAGCGCTGCGCCTTCGACAGACATGATGATAACAAGAAG GTGGACGGCAAACTGCTGTGTTGGCTGTGCACACAGTCGTTGAAGCGGGCACTGGCACGGACCAAGCAGCATAATATGTCCACAGCTGATAAAAACAAGCACCGCTCACACAA GTCGAAGAGCAGTCACAAAGACAAACGCAAGTCGGACATGAAGTCTATGGGCTCCGGAGACATGTCTATGAATGACTCGCAACCAATGGAGAAGAAGTCCAAACTCACCCCTATACAAGGCATGTATGTTTTTAACGCTCGAG GAGAATTGGACCCCAACAGTTCAGATCACGTGGTAGCAATGACGCAGCTAAAGGAAACCATCGCCAGCCTGCAAAAGAGAGTTCAACAAAAAGATATGGAGCTACTTTCCAAAGACAAACTG ATCACCGAATTAAAAGCGCAGCACCACAACGTCACGACGGACCTCCGGATAGAAATGAAGAACAAGGATCGTTTAAACGAAAATAAATTCACGCTCATGAACTCAAAAATACAGAACCTCCTCAAAGAAGTGGCCACGCTCAGCAAATCCAACAAGAAGAACAACAAGAACATAAAATCCGCGCTCGCGAACACCGAGAACGGCAGCAGTGGCACCGACAGCCCAAGCACCAATTAG
- the LOC117986783 gene encoding protein FAM76A isoform X12: MSSAASTALFACSRCFSRHPFEELSPGEQLCKECRGSFPVVKCTYCRSEFQQTSKSNTSSICKKCEANVKAYGKPTACEYCNIIAAFIGNKCQRCANSERKYGAAVTCEQCKQRCAFDRHDDNKKVDGKLLCWLCTQSLKRALARTKQHNMSTADKNKHRSHKSKSSHKDKRKSDMKSMGSGDMSMNDSQPMEKKSKLTPIQGELDPNSSDHVVAMTQLKETIASLQKRVQQKDMELLSKDKLITELKAQHHNVTTDLRIEMKNKDRLNENKFTLMNSKIQNLLKEVATLSKSNKKNNKNIKSALANTENGSSGTDSPSTN; the protein is encoded by the exons ATGAGTTCAGCCGCATCCACAGCACTTTTCGCTTGCTCTCGTTGTTTCTCAAGGCATCCTTTCGAAGAATTGTCTCCTGGAGAACAGCTTTGCAAG GAGTGTCGTGGCTCTTTTCCCGTCGTCAAGTGCACGTACTGCCGTTCGGAGTTCCAACAGACAAG CAAATCAAATACTTCATCAATCTGCAAAAAATGTGAGGCCAATGTCAAAGCCTATGGAAAGCCTACAGCGTGTGAATACTGCAACATTATTGCTGCATTTATTG GCAACAAGTGTCAGCGATGCGCAAACTCCGAGCGCAAGTATGGCGCAGCGGTGACGTGCGAACAGTGCAAGCAGCGCTGCGCCTTCGACAGACATGATGATAACAAGAAG GTGGACGGCAAACTGCTGTGTTGGCTGTGCACACAGTCGTTGAAGCGGGCACTGGCACGGACCAAGCAGCATAATATGTCCACAGCTGATAAAAACAAGCACCGCTCACACAA GTCGAAGAGCAGTCACAAAGACAAACGCAAGTCGGACATGAAGTCTATGGGCTCCGGAGACATGTCTATGAATGACTCGCAACCAATGGAGAAGAAGTCCAAACTCACCCCTATACAAG GAGAATTGGACCCCAACAGTTCAGATCACGTGGTAGCAATGACGCAGCTAAAGGAAACCATCGCCAGCCTGCAAAAGAGAGTTCAACAAAAAGATATGGAGCTACTTTCCAAAGACAAACTG ATCACCGAATTAAAAGCGCAGCACCACAACGTCACGACGGACCTCCGGATAGAAATGAAGAACAAGGATCGTTTAAACGAAAATAAATTCACGCTCATGAACTCAAAAATACAGAACCTCCTCAAAGAAGTGGCCACGCTCAGCAAATCCAACAAGAAGAACAACAAGAACATAAAATCCGCGCTCGCGAACACCGAGAACGGCAGCAGTGGCACCGACAGCCCAAGCACCAATTAG
- the LOC117986783 gene encoding protein FAM76A isoform X9 — translation MSSAASTALFACSRCFSRHPFEELSPGEQLCKECRGSFPVVKCTYCRSEFQQTSKSNTSSICKKCEANVKAYGKPTACEYCNIIAAFIGNKCQRCANSERKYGAAVTCEQCKQRCAFDRHDDNKKVDGKLLCWLCTQSLKRALARTKQHNMSTADKNKHRSHNHKDKRKSDMKSMGSGDMSMNDSQPMEKKSKLTPIQGMYVFNARGELDPNSSDHVVAMTQLKETIASLQKRVQQKDMELLSKDKLITELKAQHHNVTTDLRIEMKNKDRLNENKFTLMNSKIQNLLKEVATLSKSNKKNNKNIKSALANTENGSSGTDSPSTN, via the exons ATGAGTTCAGCCGCATCCACAGCACTTTTCGCTTGCTCTCGTTGTTTCTCAAGGCATCCTTTCGAAGAATTGTCTCCTGGAGAACAGCTTTGCAAG GAGTGTCGTGGCTCTTTTCCCGTCGTCAAGTGCACGTACTGCCGTTCGGAGTTCCAACAGACAAG CAAATCAAATACTTCATCAATCTGCAAAAAATGTGAGGCCAATGTCAAAGCCTATGGAAAGCCTACAGCGTGTGAATACTGCAACATTATTGCTGCATTTATTG GCAACAAGTGTCAGCGATGCGCAAACTCCGAGCGCAAGTATGGCGCAGCGGTGACGTGCGAACAGTGCAAGCAGCGCTGCGCCTTCGACAGACATGATGATAACAAGAAG GTGGACGGCAAACTGCTGTGTTGGCTGTGCACACAGTCGTTGAAGCGGGCACTGGCACGGACCAAGCAGCATAATATGTCCACAGCTGATAAAAACAAGCACCGCTCACACAA TCACAAAGACAAACGCAAGTCGGACATGAAGTCTATGGGCTCCGGAGACATGTCTATGAATGACTCGCAACCAATGGAGAAGAAGTCCAAACTCACCCCTATACAAGGCATGTATGTTTTTAACGCTCGAG GAGAATTGGACCCCAACAGTTCAGATCACGTGGTAGCAATGACGCAGCTAAAGGAAACCATCGCCAGCCTGCAAAAGAGAGTTCAACAAAAAGATATGGAGCTACTTTCCAAAGACAAACTG ATCACCGAATTAAAAGCGCAGCACCACAACGTCACGACGGACCTCCGGATAGAAATGAAGAACAAGGATCGTTTAAACGAAAATAAATTCACGCTCATGAACTCAAAAATACAGAACCTCCTCAAAGAAGTGGCCACGCTCAGCAAATCCAACAAGAAGAACAACAAGAACATAAAATCCGCGCTCGCGAACACCGAGAACGGCAGCAGTGGCACCGACAGCCCAAGCACCAATTAG
- the LOC117986783 gene encoding protein FAM76A isoform X8, giving the protein MSSAASTALFACSRCFSRHPFEELSPGEQLCKECRGSFPVVKCTYCRSEFQQTSKSNTSSICKKCEANVKAYGKPTACEYCNIIAAFIGNKCQRCANSERKYGAAVTCEQCKQRCAFDRHDDNKKHMFQVDGKLLCWLCTQSLKRALARTKQHNMSTADKNKHRSHKSKSSHKDKRKSDMKSMGSGDMSMNDSQPMEKKSKLTPIQGELDPNSSDHVVAMTQLKETIASLQKRVQQKDMELLSKDKLITELKAQHHNVTTDLRIEMKNKDRLNENKFTLMNSKIQNLLKEVATLSKSNKKNNKNIKSALANTENGSSGTDSPSTN; this is encoded by the exons ATGAGTTCAGCCGCATCCACAGCACTTTTCGCTTGCTCTCGTTGTTTCTCAAGGCATCCTTTCGAAGAATTGTCTCCTGGAGAACAGCTTTGCAAG GAGTGTCGTGGCTCTTTTCCCGTCGTCAAGTGCACGTACTGCCGTTCGGAGTTCCAACAGACAAG CAAATCAAATACTTCATCAATCTGCAAAAAATGTGAGGCCAATGTCAAAGCCTATGGAAAGCCTACAGCGTGTGAATACTGCAACATTATTGCTGCATTTATTG GCAACAAGTGTCAGCGATGCGCAAACTCCGAGCGCAAGTATGGCGCAGCGGTGACGTGCGAACAGTGCAAGCAGCGCTGCGCCTTCGACAGACATGATGATAACAAGAAG CATATGTTTCAGGTGGACGGCAAACTGCTGTGTTGGCTGTGCACACAGTCGTTGAAGCGGGCACTGGCACGGACCAAGCAGCATAATATGTCCACAGCTGATAAAAACAAGCACCGCTCACACAA GTCGAAGAGCAGTCACAAAGACAAACGCAAGTCGGACATGAAGTCTATGGGCTCCGGAGACATGTCTATGAATGACTCGCAACCAATGGAGAAGAAGTCCAAACTCACCCCTATACAAG GAGAATTGGACCCCAACAGTTCAGATCACGTGGTAGCAATGACGCAGCTAAAGGAAACCATCGCCAGCCTGCAAAAGAGAGTTCAACAAAAAGATATGGAGCTACTTTCCAAAGACAAACTG ATCACCGAATTAAAAGCGCAGCACCACAACGTCACGACGGACCTCCGGATAGAAATGAAGAACAAGGATCGTTTAAACGAAAATAAATTCACGCTCATGAACTCAAAAATACAGAACCTCCTCAAAGAAGTGGCCACGCTCAGCAAATCCAACAAGAAGAACAACAAGAACATAAAATCCGCGCTCGCGAACACCGAGAACGGCAGCAGTGGCACCGACAGCCCAAGCACCAATTAG
- the LOC117986783 gene encoding protein FAM76A isoform X6 — MSSAASTALFACSRCFSRHPFEELSPGEQLCKECRGSFPVVKCTYCRSEFQQTSKSNTSSICKKCEANVKAYGKPTACEYCNIIAAFIGNKCQRCANSERKYGAAVTCEQCKQRCAFDRHDDNKKVHMFQVDGKLLCWLCTQSLKRALARTKQHNMSTADKNKHRSHKSKSSHKDKRKSDMKSMGSGDMSMNDSQPMEKKSKLTPIQGELDPNSSDHVVAMTQLKETIASLQKRVQQKDMELLSKDKLITELKAQHHNVTTDLRIEMKNKDRLNENKFTLMNSKIQNLLKEVATLSKSNKKNNKNIKSALANTENGSSGTDSPSTN, encoded by the exons ATGAGTTCAGCCGCATCCACAGCACTTTTCGCTTGCTCTCGTTGTTTCTCAAGGCATCCTTTCGAAGAATTGTCTCCTGGAGAACAGCTTTGCAAG GAGTGTCGTGGCTCTTTTCCCGTCGTCAAGTGCACGTACTGCCGTTCGGAGTTCCAACAGACAAG CAAATCAAATACTTCATCAATCTGCAAAAAATGTGAGGCCAATGTCAAAGCCTATGGAAAGCCTACAGCGTGTGAATACTGCAACATTATTGCTGCATTTATTG GCAACAAGTGTCAGCGATGCGCAAACTCCGAGCGCAAGTATGGCGCAGCGGTGACGTGCGAACAGTGCAAGCAGCGCTGCGCCTTCGACAGACATGATGATAACAAGAAGGTT CATATGTTTCAGGTGGACGGCAAACTGCTGTGTTGGCTGTGCACACAGTCGTTGAAGCGGGCACTGGCACGGACCAAGCAGCATAATATGTCCACAGCTGATAAAAACAAGCACCGCTCACACAA GTCGAAGAGCAGTCACAAAGACAAACGCAAGTCGGACATGAAGTCTATGGGCTCCGGAGACATGTCTATGAATGACTCGCAACCAATGGAGAAGAAGTCCAAACTCACCCCTATACAAG GAGAATTGGACCCCAACAGTTCAGATCACGTGGTAGCAATGACGCAGCTAAAGGAAACCATCGCCAGCCTGCAAAAGAGAGTTCAACAAAAAGATATGGAGCTACTTTCCAAAGACAAACTG ATCACCGAATTAAAAGCGCAGCACCACAACGTCACGACGGACCTCCGGATAGAAATGAAGAACAAGGATCGTTTAAACGAAAATAAATTCACGCTCATGAACTCAAAAATACAGAACCTCCTCAAAGAAGTGGCCACGCTCAGCAAATCCAACAAGAAGAACAACAAGAACATAAAATCCGCGCTCGCGAACACCGAGAACGGCAGCAGTGGCACCGACAGCCCAAGCACCAATTAG
- the LOC117986783 gene encoding protein FAM76A isoform X4: MSSAASTALFACSRCFSRHPFEELSPGEQLCKECRGSFPVVKCTYCRSEFQQTSKSNTSSICKKCEANVKAYGKPTACEYCNIIAAFIGNKCQRCANSERKYGAAVTCEQCKQRCAFDRHDDNKKVHMFQVDGKLLCWLCTQSLKRALARTKQHNMSTADKNKHRSHNHKDKRKSDMKSMGSGDMSMNDSQPMEKKSKLTPIQGMYVFNARGELDPNSSDHVVAMTQLKETIASLQKRVQQKDMELLSKDKLITELKAQHHNVTTDLRIEMKNKDRLNENKFTLMNSKIQNLLKEVATLSKSNKKNNKNIKSALANTENGSSGTDSPSTN; the protein is encoded by the exons ATGAGTTCAGCCGCATCCACAGCACTTTTCGCTTGCTCTCGTTGTTTCTCAAGGCATCCTTTCGAAGAATTGTCTCCTGGAGAACAGCTTTGCAAG GAGTGTCGTGGCTCTTTTCCCGTCGTCAAGTGCACGTACTGCCGTTCGGAGTTCCAACAGACAAG CAAATCAAATACTTCATCAATCTGCAAAAAATGTGAGGCCAATGTCAAAGCCTATGGAAAGCCTACAGCGTGTGAATACTGCAACATTATTGCTGCATTTATTG GCAACAAGTGTCAGCGATGCGCAAACTCCGAGCGCAAGTATGGCGCAGCGGTGACGTGCGAACAGTGCAAGCAGCGCTGCGCCTTCGACAGACATGATGATAACAAGAAGGTT CATATGTTTCAGGTGGACGGCAAACTGCTGTGTTGGCTGTGCACACAGTCGTTGAAGCGGGCACTGGCACGGACCAAGCAGCATAATATGTCCACAGCTGATAAAAACAAGCACCGCTCACACAA TCACAAAGACAAACGCAAGTCGGACATGAAGTCTATGGGCTCCGGAGACATGTCTATGAATGACTCGCAACCAATGGAGAAGAAGTCCAAACTCACCCCTATACAAGGCATGTATGTTTTTAACGCTCGAG GAGAATTGGACCCCAACAGTTCAGATCACGTGGTAGCAATGACGCAGCTAAAGGAAACCATCGCCAGCCTGCAAAAGAGAGTTCAACAAAAAGATATGGAGCTACTTTCCAAAGACAAACTG ATCACCGAATTAAAAGCGCAGCACCACAACGTCACGACGGACCTCCGGATAGAAATGAAGAACAAGGATCGTTTAAACGAAAATAAATTCACGCTCATGAACTCAAAAATACAGAACCTCCTCAAAGAAGTGGCCACGCTCAGCAAATCCAACAAGAAGAACAACAAGAACATAAAATCCGCGCTCGCGAACACCGAGAACGGCAGCAGTGGCACCGACAGCCCAAGCACCAATTAG
- the LOC117986783 gene encoding protein FAM76A isoform X14, with protein MSSAASTALFACSRCFSRHPFEELSPGEQLCKECRGSFPVVKCTYCRSEFQQTSKSNTSSICKKCEANVKAYGKPTACEYCNIIAAFIGNKCQRCANSERKYGAAVTCEQCKQRCAFDRHDDNKKVDGKLLCWLCTQSLKRALARTKQHNMSTADKNKHRSHNHKDKRKSDMKSMGSGDMSMNDSQPMEKKSKLTPIQGELDPNSSDHVVAMTQLKETIASLQKRVQQKDMELLSKDKLITELKAQHHNVTTDLRIEMKNKDRLNENKFTLMNSKIQNLLKEVATLSKSNKKNNKNIKSALANTENGSSGTDSPSTN; from the exons ATGAGTTCAGCCGCATCCACAGCACTTTTCGCTTGCTCTCGTTGTTTCTCAAGGCATCCTTTCGAAGAATTGTCTCCTGGAGAACAGCTTTGCAAG GAGTGTCGTGGCTCTTTTCCCGTCGTCAAGTGCACGTACTGCCGTTCGGAGTTCCAACAGACAAG CAAATCAAATACTTCATCAATCTGCAAAAAATGTGAGGCCAATGTCAAAGCCTATGGAAAGCCTACAGCGTGTGAATACTGCAACATTATTGCTGCATTTATTG GCAACAAGTGTCAGCGATGCGCAAACTCCGAGCGCAAGTATGGCGCAGCGGTGACGTGCGAACAGTGCAAGCAGCGCTGCGCCTTCGACAGACATGATGATAACAAGAAG GTGGACGGCAAACTGCTGTGTTGGCTGTGCACACAGTCGTTGAAGCGGGCACTGGCACGGACCAAGCAGCATAATATGTCCACAGCTGATAAAAACAAGCACCGCTCACACAA TCACAAAGACAAACGCAAGTCGGACATGAAGTCTATGGGCTCCGGAGACATGTCTATGAATGACTCGCAACCAATGGAGAAGAAGTCCAAACTCACCCCTATACAAG GAGAATTGGACCCCAACAGTTCAGATCACGTGGTAGCAATGACGCAGCTAAAGGAAACCATCGCCAGCCTGCAAAAGAGAGTTCAACAAAAAGATATGGAGCTACTTTCCAAAGACAAACTG ATCACCGAATTAAAAGCGCAGCACCACAACGTCACGACGGACCTCCGGATAGAAATGAAGAACAAGGATCGTTTAAACGAAAATAAATTCACGCTCATGAACTCAAAAATACAGAACCTCCTCAAAGAAGTGGCCACGCTCAGCAAATCCAACAAGAAGAACAACAAGAACATAAAATCCGCGCTCGCGAACACCGAGAACGGCAGCAGTGGCACCGACAGCCCAAGCACCAATTAG